A single genomic interval of Balaenoptera musculus isolate JJ_BM4_2016_0621 chromosome 14, mBalMus1.pri.v3, whole genome shotgun sequence harbors:
- the CABP7 gene encoding calcium-binding protein 7 yields MPFHPVTAALMYRGIYTVPNLLSEQRPVDIPEDELEEIREAFKVFDRDGNGFISKQELGTAMRSLGYMPNEVELEVIIQRLDMDGDGQVDFEEFVTLLGPKLSTSGIPEKFHGTDFDTVFWKCDMQKLTVDELKRLLYDTFCEHLSMKDIENIIMTEEESHLGTAEECPVDVETCSNQQIRQTCVRKSLICAFAIAFIISVMLIAANQVLRSGMK; encoded by the exons ATGCCGTTCCACCCGGTGACGGCGGCGTTGATGTACCGGGGCATCTACACCGTGCCCAACCTGCTGTCGGAGCAGCGCCCCGTGGACATCCCTGAGGACGAGCTCGAGG AGATCCGAGAGGCCTTCAAAGTCTTCGACCGCGATGGCAATGGCTTCATCTCCAAGCAGGAGCTGGGCACGGCCATGCGCTCCCTGGGATACATGCCCAACGAGGTGGAGCTGGAGGTTATCATCCAGCGGCTGGACATGGACG GTGATGGCCAAGTGGACTTCGAGGAGTTTGTGACCCTCCTGGGACCCAAGCTCTCCACCTCGGGGATCCCAGAGAAATTCCACGGCACTGACTTCGACACCGTCTTCTGGAAG TGTGACATGCAAAAGCTGACCGTGGACGAGCTGAAGCGGCTGCTCTACGACACCTTCTGTGAGCACCTGTCCATGAAGGACATCGAGAACATCATCATGACGGAGGAGGAGAGCCACCTAGGCACGGCGGAGGAGTGCCCCGTGGACGTGGAGA CCTGCTCCAACCAGCAGATCCGTCAGACGTGCGTGCGCAAGAGCCTGATCTGCGCCTTCGCCATCGCCTTCATCATCAGCGTCATGCTCATCGCAGCCAACCAGGTGCTGCGCAGCGGCATGAAATAG